The segment CGTCCGGTAGGCGAGAACCCGCCCGGCGGCGCCATCCTTGATTACTACTTCAAGAGCGAGCCCTCGGAGGAGGTCACACTCGAGATCTCCGACGCGCAGGGAAACCTGGTCCGCAGGTATTCCAGCAAGGAGCAGAAGAAGACCGAGCAGCCGCCGGAGTGGCCCGACCTCTCCAAGCCACCCGAGACTATCCCCGCCAAGGCGGGTATGAACCGCTTTGCCTGGAACCTGCGCTATGCGTCTCCGGTCGAGACGCCCGGCGCCTTCTATGCCGGCAACGGCCCCGAAGGCCCGCTGGTCCTGCCTGGGACGTATCAGGTGAAGATGACGGAGGGCGGCCAGAGCCAGACGGCGCCGCTCGAGATCAAGCCTGACCCGCGCGTCAAGGCAGCGGACGCCGACCTGCGCCGGCAGTTCGAGCTGGCCATGAAGGTGCGCGAGCGCATCACCGAGCTGCACAAGGCGGTCAATCAGATCCGCGACCTGCGCTCGCAGTTGCAGATCCTGAAGAAGCGCCTCGCCGAGCAGGCCAGCGCCAAACCCGGCGTTCAGCAAGTTCTGGACGCCGCCGCTGCGCTCGACATGAAGATGACCGCGGTGGAGCAGGAGCTGATCCAGATCAAGATGAAGAGCTCGGAGGGCAACCTGCGCTATCCCAACATGCTCAACGAGCAGTTCGACTCCTTCCGCTACAGCGTGGAAAGCGCTGACGCCGCCCCGCCCAAGCAGGTGTTCGACGTCTTCGACCACCTCAGCGGACGTCTGGACGCGCAACTGGCGGCGTGGAAGCAGATCACGGCGCAGGACGTGGCCGCGCTCAACGACATGATCCGCAAGCAGGAGATCCCGGCGCTGGAGGCGGCCTCGGCGCCCTGAGGGGCGCGCCCGGCTCAGAGAGCCGGGCCTACACGACCCTATACTCGTGTAGGCACGGGTTTTTGACCCGTGCCCGCCGGGCCTCGGGCCACTCGCCCCTCACCACTCGCTCCTCGCCACTGGGTTGAGGCCGCTCCCCCGTTGGTGTAGTCTTTTCCCTCGCCCCCAGCTCCTATGTCCACGTCTGAAACTGCCGCCGGATACGTTGCCTCGACCCCTGCCAGACGCCCCTCGGGCACGGCGCCCATCCTGGTGGTGGTGGAAGGCACCACGCAGCGGATCATGACGCTCGACACCACTCCCTTCACCGTCGGCCGCAACAAGGAGAACCTTTTGGTCATCGCCGACGGGCACGTCTCCCGCAACCACGCCGGCATCGTGCTGGAGAGCGGCGAGTACTTCCTGGTGGACAACGGCAGCCGCCACGGCACATTCGTGAACGGCGAGCGGGTGGCGCGGCACAAGCTGAAGCCTGGCGACCAGCTCTATTTCGGAGCGCTGCGCGGCGGCGCCTACGTCATCTTCGATCCCGACTCCACCGCCAGCTCCGCCACCCACGACTTCCTCAGCCAGATCGCGGCGGTGGAGGTGAAGCGCGGCGCCTCGGACCTGGAAAAGCTCTCGCTCTTCCTCGAAGCCGCGCACAAGCTCAACACCACCCGCATGCTCGACGACGTGCTGGCCACGGTGATCGAAGCGGCTTTGAAGCTCACCGGTGCCGAGCGCGGCTACGTCTTCCTCAAGAGCGGGACCGGCCAGTTGAACCTGGCCGCGGGGCACAACGCCAAGGGACAGGCGCTCACCGACGAGAACACCATCTCTCGCTCCATCCTGAACCAGGCGGCCACCGCCGATTCCGCTTTCCTGATCACCGACACCACCAAGTCGCTGGACCTGGCCGAGCACAAGAGCATCGTGGCCCACGAGCTGCGCACCGTCATCTGCATCCCGCTGCGCAGGAAGAAGATCGGCCAGAAGGAAGCCAAGGTCGATGCCCAGGCCGGCGCCGAGATCTCCGGCGTGCTCTACCTGGACAGCCGCTTCGCCTCCCGCGACATTTCCAAAGTTAGCCAGGACATCCTGGACGCGATGGCCAATGAAGCGGCGTCGCTGGTGGAGAACGCCCGCCTGGTGCAGGCCGAGGAGACCGCCCGCCTGGAGCAACAGGAACTGGCCATCGCCGCCACCATCCAGCAGCAGCTGATGACCATGAACATCCCGGAGATCCCCTACGTCAGCATCAACGCACGGAACATCTGCTGCAAGCAGTCAGGCGGGGACTTCTACGATCTG is part of the Terriglobales bacterium genome and harbors:
- a CDS encoding SpoIIE family protein phosphatase, whose protein sequence is MSTSETAAGYVASTPARRPSGTAPILVVVEGTTQRIMTLDTTPFTVGRNKENLLVIADGHVSRNHAGIVLESGEYFLVDNGSRHGTFVNGERVARHKLKPGDQLYFGALRGGAYVIFDPDSTASSATHDFLSQIAAVEVKRGASDLEKLSLFLEAAHKLNTTRMLDDVLATVIEAALKLTGAERGYVFLKSGTGQLNLAAGHNAKGQALTDENTISRSILNQAATADSAFLITDTTKSLDLAEHKSIVAHELRTVICIPLRRKKIGQKEAKVDAQAGAEISGVLYLDSRFASRDISKVSQDILDAMANEAASLVENARLVQAEETARLEQQELAIAATIQQQLMTMNIPEIPYVSINARNICCKQSGGDFYDLVRTENGVSVVVADVSGKGIPAAMLASIVQGMVHSHFLAGTPLDEIAAAVNGFLCSKNLEKYVTAFLVRLDPKGGLEYLNCGHVQPMVVGQKGVRRLLESNVPVGLLAEATYEKATGQLESGDRLVLVTDGVTEAEDPEHDFFGDERMEQAAVAGSAFDNIFAAVQTFCKGHPFSDDVTIVELTYRG